A genome region from Nocardia sp. NBC_00565 includes the following:
- a CDS encoding 30S ribosomal protein bS22, whose translation MGSVIKKRRKRMSKKKHRKLLRRTRVQRRKLGK comes from the coding sequence ATGGGTTCTGTGATCAAGAAGCGCCGCAAGCGCATGTCGAAGAAGAAGCACCGCAAGCTGCTTCGCCGCACGCGGGTCCAGCGGCGCAAACTCGGCAAGTAA
- the hemC gene encoding hydroxymethylbilane synthase, with product MMIVQEEENVTAGSTKVPWRIGTRGSLLALTQAGTIRDTLIAAGHDAELVVVKTAGDLSSDPVQKIGVGVFTSALRDELAAGNIDIAVHSYKDLPTAQDPRFTIAAIPTREDPRDALVARDGLVLGELPAGSKIGTSAPRRAAQLRALGLGLDIVPLRGNLDTRLRKVSEGELDAVVVARAGLARIGRLDAVTESLEPVQMLPAPAQGALAVECRSDDGELIEVLTDLDDAATRAAVIAERSLLAELEAGCTAPIGAIAEVVESLDDDGRIVDELSLRACAAAVDGSDVLRASVVGSPERAAELGRELARELLDLGARELLSTPEPESAGSPTQAVNPPATDFSNSSPMENCP from the coding sequence ATGATGATCGTGCAGGAAGAGGAAAACGTGACCGCAGGCAGCACCAAGGTGCCGTGGCGGATCGGCACCAGAGGCAGCCTGCTCGCCCTCACCCAGGCGGGCACCATCCGCGACACTCTGATCGCGGCCGGACACGACGCGGAGCTCGTGGTCGTCAAGACTGCGGGCGATCTGTCCTCGGATCCGGTGCAGAAGATCGGTGTCGGCGTTTTCACCTCGGCACTGCGGGACGAACTCGCCGCCGGGAACATCGATATCGCGGTGCACTCCTACAAGGATCTGCCGACCGCGCAGGATCCGCGCTTCACCATCGCCGCCATCCCGACCCGCGAGGATCCGCGTGACGCTCTGGTGGCGCGCGATGGTCTGGTGCTCGGCGAACTGCCCGCCGGTAGCAAGATCGGCACCTCCGCGCCGCGCCGCGCCGCCCAATTGCGTGCTCTCGGACTCGGTCTGGATATCGTGCCGCTGCGCGGCAACCTCGATACTCGCCTGCGCAAGGTGAGCGAGGGCGAACTGGACGCGGTCGTCGTCGCCAGGGCCGGACTGGCCAGAATCGGTCGGCTCGACGCGGTCACCGAATCGCTCGAGCCGGTGCAGATGCTGCCCGCGCCCGCGCAGGGCGCGCTGGCGGTCGAATGCCGCAGCGATGACGGCGAACTGATCGAAGTGCTGACCGATCTCGACGACGCCGCCACCCGCGCGGCCGTCATCGCCGAGCGGTCGCTGCTGGCCGAACTGGAGGCCGGGTGCACCGCGCCGATCGGTGCGATCGCCGAGGTCGTCGAATCGCTCGACGACGACGGCAGGATTGTCGACGAACTCTCGCTACGCGCTTGCGCGGCGGCCGTCGACGGCTCCGATGTGTTGCGAGCCTCCGTGGTCGGCTCGCCGGAGCGCGCCGCGGAACTGGGGCGCGAGCTGGCCCGGGAATTGCTCGACCTGGGCGCCCGCGAGCTGCTCAGCACTCCCGAACCGGAGTCCGCCGGTTCCCCCACACAGGCGGTGAACCCGCCCGCCACCGACTTTTCCAATTCCAGCCCAATGGAGAATTGCCCATGA
- a CDS encoding lysophospholipid acyltransferase family protein, translating to MNDVAKVIHLHDLNVETRQRTAPRRWPEPVTGDAAPSQVVTSLIDRLAAAEPPAPQSLGDMLRGAVGNQIRSTAEFARRRITGDYQIDEFGFDEHLLESLILPALRPLSDFWFRVQVSGIEHLPEVGGALIVANHAGTVPLDGLMLQLAIHDRHPKQRALRLLAADLVFETPVLGALARKAGHTLACHPDAERLLRAGELTGVFPEGFKGVGKQFADRYKLQRFGRGGFVAAAVRTGVPIIPCSIVGSEEIYPKLADIKPLARLLNVPYFPVTPLFPHLGLLGAVPLPSKWYIEFGEPISTTGYEAEAADDPMTMFEVTDQVRETIQQTLYKLLTKRRNPFTG from the coding sequence ATGAACGATGTGGCCAAGGTCATTCATCTACACGATCTGAACGTCGAGACCCGTCAGCGGACCGCGCCCCGGCGCTGGCCGGAGCCGGTGACCGGTGACGCCGCGCCGAGCCAGGTGGTGACCTCCCTGATCGACCGGCTCGCGGCCGCCGAACCGCCCGCGCCGCAGTCGCTCGGGGATATGCTGCGCGGCGCGGTCGGCAACCAGATCCGCAGCACCGCGGAATTCGCGCGTCGCCGGATCACCGGTGACTATCAGATCGACGAATTCGGCTTCGACGAGCATCTGCTCGAATCGCTGATCCTGCCCGCGCTGCGCCCGCTCTCGGACTTCTGGTTCCGGGTGCAGGTCAGCGGGATCGAGCACCTGCCCGAGGTGGGCGGCGCGCTGATCGTCGCGAACCACGCGGGCACGGTCCCGCTGGACGGGCTGATGCTGCAGCTGGCGATCCACGACCGGCATCCGAAGCAACGCGCACTACGCCTGCTCGCTGCCGATCTCGTCTTCGAGACGCCGGTGCTCGGCGCGCTGGCCCGCAAAGCCGGGCACACCCTGGCCTGCCATCCGGATGCCGAAAGGCTATTGCGCGCGGGCGAATTGACCGGTGTCTTCCCCGAGGGCTTCAAGGGTGTCGGCAAGCAGTTCGCCGACCGCTACAAGCTGCAGCGTTTCGGTCGCGGCGGCTTCGTGGCCGCGGCGGTGCGCACCGGTGTGCCGATCATCCCGTGCTCGATCGTCGGCTCCGAGGAGATCTATCCGAAGCTGGCCGATATCAAGCCGCTCGCCCGGCTGCTCAACGTGCCCTACTTCCCGGTGACCCCGCTGTTCCCACATCTCGGTCTGCTCGGCGCGGTACCGCTGCCGTCCAAGTGGTACATCGAATTCGGTGAGCCCATCTCGACGACCGGCTACGAGGCCGAGGCCGCCGACGATCCGATGACCATGTTCGAGGTCACCGACCAGGTCCGCGAGACCATTCAGCAAACCCTCTACAAACTGCTCACCAAGCGCCGCAACCCCTTCACGGGCTAG
- a CDS encoding HAD family hydrolase produces MARAGFIAGRFGEFPVRWNQGRLGQGLQDQLARISRSPFGPSEEELRANLAGEASAEAALSLHDAELAESDVETTGPEVPRDLTAAAFFDVDNTMVQGASIVHFARGLAARKYFKTSDLVDVAWKQVKFRVTGKENSTDMAAGREKALAFIAGRPTAELAALGEEIYDEIIADKIWPGTRALAQMHLDAGQQVWLVTATPVELAQVIAKRLGLTGALGTVAESVDGKFTGRLVGDILHGLGKAHAVRTLAIREGLNLKRCTAYSDSHNDVPMLSLVGTAVAINPDSDLREVAKNRGWEIRDFRTGRKAAKIGVPTALALGAAGGAVAAAVTRRREH; encoded by the coding sequence GTGGCAAGGGCAGGTTTCATCGCGGGACGATTCGGTGAGTTTCCGGTGCGGTGGAATCAGGGTCGGCTCGGCCAGGGTCTGCAGGACCAACTCGCGCGCATCTCGCGCAGCCCCTTCGGCCCCAGCGAGGAAGAGCTGCGGGCCAATCTGGCCGGTGAGGCCAGCGCGGAGGCGGCGCTGTCGCTGCACGACGCCGAGCTGGCGGAGTCCGACGTCGAGACGACCGGGCCCGAGGTCCCCAGAGACCTGACTGCGGCGGCGTTCTTCGATGTCGACAACACCATGGTGCAGGGCGCGTCGATCGTGCACTTCGCCCGTGGCCTGGCCGCACGCAAATACTTCAAGACCTCCGATCTGGTGGATGTCGCCTGGAAGCAGGTGAAGTTCCGGGTCACCGGCAAGGAGAACAGCACCGATATGGCCGCGGGCCGGGAGAAGGCGCTGGCGTTCATCGCCGGCCGCCCGACCGCCGAGTTGGCCGCCCTCGGCGAGGAGATCTACGACGAGATCATCGCCGACAAGATCTGGCCGGGGACAAGGGCTTTGGCGCAGATGCACCTCGACGCGGGCCAGCAGGTCTGGCTGGTGACCGCGACGCCGGTCGAGTTGGCGCAGGTGATCGCGAAGCGGCTCGGGCTGACCGGTGCGCTCGGCACGGTCGCCGAGAGTGTGGACGGAAAGTTCACCGGACGACTGGTCGGCGACATCCTGCACGGGCTCGGCAAGGCGCATGCGGTGCGCACGCTGGCGATCCGAGAAGGCTTGAACCTCAAGCGGTGTACGGCCTACTCCGACAGCCACAACGATGTGCCGATGCTCTCGCTGGTCGGCACCGCGGTGGCGATCAATCCGGATTCGGATCTGCGTGAGGTGGCCAAGAATCGCGGGTGGGAGATCCGCGACTTCCGCACCGGGCGCAAGGCCGCGAAGATCGGCGTGCCGACGGCGCTGGCACTCGGGGCCGCCGGTGGCGCGGTGGCGGCCGCGGTGACTCGACGCCGCGAACACTGA
- the hemB gene encoding porphobilinogen synthase — MTGLDRPRRLRRTPALRRLVAETTLQPRQLVLPMFVADGLEEPREIGSMPGVRQHSMDSLRKAAVEAVAAGVGGLMLFGVPLPEDKDATGSKASDPDGILNRGLRALADEVGDSTVIMADTCLDEFTDHGHCGVLAADGAVDNDATLHRYVEMALAQAASGADLLGTSGMMDGQVGAIRRGLDAVGRTDTGILAYAAKYASAFYGPFREAVASSLEGDRRSYQQDPANRREAIRELELDLAEGADIVMVKPAMSYLDILRDVADRSTVPVAAYQISGEYAMITAAAERGWIDRRGAILESLIGIRRAGADIVLTYWATEAAHWLS, encoded by the coding sequence ATGACCGGATTGGACCGCCCGCGGCGGTTGCGCCGTACTCCTGCTCTGCGCCGCCTGGTGGCCGAAACAACGCTCCAGCCACGGCAATTGGTGCTGCCGATGTTCGTCGCCGACGGGCTGGAGGAGCCGAGGGAGATCGGCTCCATGCCGGGGGTGCGACAACACTCGATGGATTCGCTGCGCAAAGCCGCGGTGGAGGCGGTCGCGGCCGGTGTCGGCGGGCTCATGCTGTTCGGGGTGCCGCTGCCCGAGGACAAGGACGCCACCGGTAGCAAGGCCAGCGATCCCGACGGCATTCTCAACCGGGGCCTGCGCGCGCTCGCCGATGAGGTCGGCGATTCGACGGTGATCATGGCCGACACCTGTTTGGACGAATTCACCGATCACGGGCACTGCGGCGTACTCGCCGCGGACGGGGCCGTCGACAATGACGCCACCCTGCACCGTTACGTCGAGATGGCGCTCGCACAGGCCGCCTCCGGTGCGGATCTGCTCGGCACCAGCGGCATGATGGATGGCCAGGTCGGCGCGATCCGGCGCGGTCTGGATGCGGTCGGGCGCACCGATACCGGCATCCTGGCCTATGCCGCGAAGTATGCGTCGGCGTTCTACGGCCCGTTCCGCGAGGCGGTCGCCTCCTCGCTCGAAGGTGACCGGCGCAGCTACCAGCAGGATCCGGCGAACCGCCGCGAGGCGATCCGGGAGTTGGAGCTGGATCTGGCCGAGGGCGCGGATATCGTGATGGTGAAGCCCGCGATGTCGTACCTGGACATCCTGCGCGATGTCGCCGACCGTTCGACGGTCCCGGTGGCCGCGTACCAGATCTCGGGCGAGTACGCGATGATCACCGCCGCCGCCGAGCGCGGCTGGATCGACCGCCGCGGCGCCATCCTCGAATCGCTGATCGGTATCCGCCGGGCGGGCGCGGACATCGTGCTCACCTACTGGGCGACCGAGGCCGCGCACTGGCTGTCGTGA
- a CDS encoding tetratricopeptide repeat protein gives MTEFAFVPRRRTDWDGLRKLARGGDAGAILQLAQRLSEAGESTEAEQWFRRAAAQGSGPAMAGLGALLAADGRISGAIRWFEFAIAAGCPRADQQLGTLYLERGDFDAAEVWFLPAAEDGLPEALCNMGVVASRRGFTREARHWYERAVRAGSPTAMRTLGVYLAREGKIERAITLLTEAVRRGRADAMAVLGAIFLELGDWVEGERWLRRGAAADDADSMFHLARFLREQQVRPDVPAASARAKAQAHKDARYWLERAAALRHPEAMRLLHNL, from the coding sequence ATGACCGAATTCGCGTTTGTGCCGCGGCGACGGACCGATTGGGATGGTCTGCGGAAGCTGGCACGCGGCGGTGATGCGGGCGCGATCCTGCAATTGGCGCAGCGATTGTCCGAAGCGGGTGAATCGACCGAGGCCGAGCAGTGGTTCCGGCGGGCCGCCGCACAAGGGAGCGGACCGGCAATGGCGGGTCTGGGTGCGTTGCTCGCGGCCGACGGGCGGATCTCGGGGGCGATCCGCTGGTTCGAATTCGCGATCGCCGCCGGATGCCCCAGGGCCGATCAGCAACTGGGGACGTTGTATCTGGAGCGCGGGGATTTCGACGCCGCCGAGGTGTGGTTCCTGCCCGCGGCCGAGGACGGGCTGCCGGAGGCGCTGTGCAATATGGGAGTTGTCGCGAGTCGTCGCGGATTCACCCGTGAGGCGCGGCACTGGTATGAGCGGGCCGTGCGCGCCGGAAGTCCAACGGCCATGCGCACTCTCGGGGTGTATCTGGCCCGCGAGGGCAAGATCGAGCGGGCCATCACGCTGCTCACCGAGGCCGTCCGGCGCGGCCGCGCCGATGCGATGGCGGTACTCGGCGCGATCTTCCTCGAACTCGGCGACTGGGTCGAGGGTGAGCGGTGGCTGCGCCGCGGCGCGGCGGCGGACGACGCCGATTCGATGTTCCATTTGGCGCGGTTCCTGCGCGAGCAGCAAGTGCGTCCGGACGTCCCGGCGGCGAGTGCGCGAGCAAAGGCGCAGGCGCACAAGGACGCCCGGTACTGGCTCGAGCGCGCCGCCGCACTCCGTCATCCCGAGGCCATGCGGTTACTGCACAACCTGTGA
- a CDS encoding glutamyl-tRNA reductase, with the protein MSVLLVGISHRSAPVSVLEKVAITDADRPKLIDRMLTSSHVSEAMIVSTCNRVEVYAVVDAFHGGLAEVGDLLTKHSGLPLPDLTKHAYVRYSEAAAEHLFAVASGLDSMVIGEQQVLSQIRGAYASADAQQAVGRTLHELAQHALRVGKRVHAETGIDRAGASVVSVALDRSQQVLGPLAGRTAVVVGAGAMGGLAVAHLSRAGIGRIVVVNRTLARADRLAETARSYGVEAESMELSRLTGAMAAADVVITCTGAVGAVVTLADTHRALAERERGSEFAAAERPLVFCDLGLPRDVEHAVAGLPGITVIDIETLQRDPAAGAAADDTAAARSIVADELAKYLAGQRMAEVTPTVAALRQRAAEVVEAELLRLDSRLPDLADPERDEVARTVRRVVDKLLHAPTVRVKQLASTPGGDTYAEALRELFELKPGAAQAVATPMEISPIGDEHSAGGFASSDPQAIASGGEIALADDFTAGHRSEEQGQTA; encoded by the coding sequence ATGAGCGTTCTTCTGGTCGGGATCTCGCATCGGAGCGCGCCCGTCTCGGTTCTCGAAAAGGTCGCGATCACCGACGCGGACCGGCCGAAGCTGATCGATCGAATGCTCACCTCCAGCCACGTTTCCGAGGCGATGATCGTCTCCACCTGCAACCGCGTCGAGGTCTACGCGGTTGTCGATGCGTTCCACGGCGGTCTCGCCGAGGTCGGCGACCTGCTGACCAAGCATTCCGGACTGCCGCTGCCGGATCTGACCAAGCACGCCTACGTCCGCTACAGCGAGGCCGCCGCCGAGCATCTGTTCGCGGTGGCCAGCGGTCTGGATTCGATGGTGATCGGTGAGCAGCAGGTGCTCAGCCAGATCCGCGGCGCCTACGCCTCCGCCGACGCCCAGCAGGCGGTCGGGCGGACACTGCACGAACTGGCCCAGCACGCGCTGCGGGTCGGCAAGCGGGTGCACGCGGAGACCGGTATCGACCGGGCCGGTGCGTCGGTGGTGTCGGTGGCGCTGGATCGGTCGCAGCAGGTGCTGGGCCCGCTCGCCGGTCGGACCGCCGTGGTGGTCGGGGCCGGGGCGATGGGCGGACTCGCGGTGGCGCATCTGTCGCGCGCGGGCATCGGTCGCATCGTCGTGGTGAACCGCACGCTGGCCAGGGCCGATCGGCTCGCGGAGACCGCGCGCAGCTATGGCGTCGAGGCCGAGTCGATGGAACTGTCCCGGCTGACCGGGGCGATGGCCGCGGCCGATGTCGTCATCACCTGTACCGGCGCGGTCGGTGCCGTGGTGACGTTGGCCGATACCCACCGTGCGCTCGCCGAGCGTGAGCGCGGCAGTGAATTCGCCGCGGCGGAACGGCCGTTGGTGTTCTGCGATCTCGGTCTGCCGCGCGATGTCGAACACGCCGTCGCCGGGCTGCCCGGTATCACCGTTATCGATATCGAGACATTGCAGCGCGATCCCGCGGCCGGTGCGGCCGCCGACGATACCGCCGCCGCTCGCTCGATCGTCGCCGACGAACTCGCGAAATACCTTGCGGGCCAGCGCATGGCGGAGGTCACCCCGACCGTGGCCGCGCTGCGCCAGCGCGCGGCCGAGGTGGTCGAGGCCGAACTACTCAGACTCGACTCCCGGCTGCCCGACCTGGCCGATCCGGAGCGTGACGAGGTGGCGCGCACGGTGCGCCGCGTCGTGGACAAGCTGCTGCACGCGCCGACGGTGCGAGTCAAGCAGTTGGCCTCCACGCCAGGCGGTGACACCTACGCCGAGGCGCTGCGCGAATTGTTCGAACTCAAACCCGGTGCGGCGCAAGCGGTTGCGACACCGATGGAGATCAGTCCGATCGGCGACGAGCACAGCGCGGGCGGTTTTGCTTCGAGCGACCCGCAAGCGATCGCTAGCGGCGGGGAGATCGCGCTTGCCGACGACTTCACCGCCGGACACCGCAGCGAGGAACAGGGGCAGACGGCATGA
- a CDS encoding redox-sensing transcriptional repressor Rex yields the protein MTEQHEAPGGVSGRALQKDIPQATVARLATYLRVLAILADDSVAIVSSEELAVAAGVNSAKLRKDLSFLGPNGVRGVGYDVAKLRTRIEDVLGLSQGHRVVLVGAGNLGRALVGYGGFRRRGFTVVGMFDSHPEVIGISVAGLVVRDVADLAPAIGALKPTIAVITVPDDAAQDVCDLLVASGLQSILSFAPCELTAPETVEVRRVDLAVELQMLSFETARNAPALPEVVHAVSSGRIAHRAPAHTAAGHPALKHSTTSHSATEPASKGSVVTP from the coding sequence GTGACAGAGCAGCATGAGGCGCCGGGCGGCGTCTCCGGCAGGGCTCTGCAGAAGGACATCCCGCAGGCCACAGTGGCGCGGCTGGCCACCTATCTCCGGGTCCTCGCCATATTGGCCGACGACAGTGTTGCCATCGTATCGAGTGAGGAACTGGCTGTCGCGGCGGGTGTCAATTCGGCCAAGTTGCGCAAGGATCTTTCCTTCCTCGGTCCCAATGGCGTTCGGGGTGTCGGCTATGACGTGGCCAAGTTGCGCACCAGGATCGAGGACGTGCTCGGTCTGTCGCAGGGACATCGGGTGGTACTGGTCGGCGCCGGAAATCTGGGCCGGGCCCTGGTGGGCTACGGCGGATTCCGGCGGCGCGGATTCACCGTGGTCGGCATGTTCGACAGTCATCCCGAGGTGATCGGCATATCGGTCGCCGGTCTGGTGGTCCGTGATGTCGCGGATCTGGCCCCGGCCATCGGCGCGTTGAAGCCGACCATCGCGGTGATCACCGTGCCCGACGACGCGGCCCAGGATGTCTGCGACCTGTTGGTCGCTTCCGGGCTGCAGTCGATTCTGAGCTTTGCCCCGTGTGAGCTGACCGCGCCGGAGACGGTGGAGGTTCGCCGGGTCGACCTGGCGGTCGAGCTGCAGATGCTGTCGTTCGAGACGGCGCGCAATGCTCCCGCCCTGCCCGAAGTGGTGCACGCGGTCTCCTCAGGCCGCATCGCCCACCGTGCGCCCGCGCACACTGCTGCCGGACATCCGGCACTCAAACACTCGACGACCTCGCATTCGGCAACGGAGCCAGCCAGCAAGGGATCGGTGGTTACACCATGA
- a CDS encoding bifunctional uroporphyrinogen-III C-methyltransferase/uroporphyrinogen-III synthase: MSRAHKKHPGRILFVGSGPGDAALLTVRAREVLGRATLAFTDPDVDKGVLGLIGIAVEPGADGERPVDVRPALGDPAEVAKTLIAEARGGHDVVRVVAGDPLTTDSVIAEVNAVTRSHMVFEVLPGLPNGSAVPSFAGIALGSGHTEADVRGEVDWAALAAAPGPLVLSATSGHLAETASALVEHGMAPQTPVAVTVRGTTRQQRTIEATLATLNSAASELVGPLVVTIGKVVAQRSKMSWWESRALYGWTVLVPRTKDQAAEMSERLVTHGAIPMEVPTIAVEPPRSPAQMERAVKGLVDGRYQWVVFTSTNAVRAVWEKFAEFGLDARAFSGVKIACVGEATADKVRSFGINPELVPSGEQSSEGLLADFPPYDDVFDPVNRVLLPRADIATETLAEGLRDRGWEIDDVTAYRTVRASPPPAETREMIKTGGFDAVLFTSSSTVRNLVGIAGKPHARTIVACIGPKTAETAIEFGLRVDVQPEVAQVGPLVEALAEHAARLRAEGLLPPPRKKSRRSR; encoded by the coding sequence ATGAGCCGAGCACATAAGAAGCACCCTGGTCGGATTCTGTTTGTCGGGTCGGGGCCCGGTGATGCGGCGCTGCTGACGGTGCGGGCGCGTGAGGTGCTCGGGCGGGCGACATTGGCGTTCACCGATCCCGATGTCGACAAGGGTGTGCTGGGCCTGATCGGTATCGCGGTCGAGCCCGGTGCGGACGGCGAGCGTCCGGTGGACGTGCGTCCGGCACTCGGCGATCCGGCCGAGGTGGCCAAAACGCTGATCGCGGAGGCCCGCGGCGGACACGACGTGGTCCGGGTGGTCGCCGGTGATCCGCTGACCACCGATTCGGTGATCGCCGAGGTCAACGCGGTCACTCGCTCGCATATGGTCTTCGAGGTGCTGCCGGGTCTGCCGAACGGTTCCGCGGTACCCAGCTTCGCCGGTATCGCGCTCGGCTCCGGGCACACCGAGGCCGATGTGCGCGGCGAGGTCGACTGGGCGGCGCTGGCCGCCGCACCCGGCCCGCTGGTGCTCTCGGCGACCTCGGGGCATCTGGCCGAAACCGCGAGCGCGCTGGTCGAACACGGTATGGCGCCGCAGACCCCGGTCGCGGTGACCGTGCGCGGCACCACCCGTCAGCAGCGCACCATCGAGGCCACCCTGGCCACGCTCAACAGCGCGGCCTCCGAACTGGTCGGTCCGCTGGTGGTGACCATCGGCAAGGTGGTCGCGCAGCGTTCGAAGATGTCGTGGTGGGAATCGCGCGCGCTGTACGGCTGGACCGTGCTGGTGCCGCGCACCAAGGATCAGGCCGCCGAGATGAGCGAGCGGCTGGTGACCCACGGCGCCATCCCGATGGAGGTGCCGACCATCGCGGTCGAGCCGCCGCGCAGTCCGGCGCAGATGGAGCGCGCGGTCAAGGGTCTGGTCGACGGCCGCTACCAGTGGGTGGTCTTCACCTCGACCAACGCGGTGCGCGCGGTATGGGAGAAGTTCGCCGAATTCGGTTTGGACGCACGGGCTTTTTCGGGCGTGAAGATCGCCTGCGTCGGCGAGGCCACCGCGGACAAGGTGCGCTCGTTCGGCATCAACCCGGAGCTGGTGCCGAGTGGCGAACAGTCCTCCGAGGGCCTGCTCGCCGACTTCCCGCCCTATGACGACGTTTTCGACCCGGTGAACCGAGTCCTGTTGCCGCGGGCCGACATTGCCACCGAAACCTTGGCCGAGGGTCTGCGCGATCGCGGCTGGGAGATCGATGACGTGACGGCCTACCGCACGGTGCGCGCCTCGCCGCCACCCGCCGAGACCCGCGAGATGATCAAGACCGGCGGTTTCGACGCGGTCCTGTTCACCTCGTCCTCGACGGTCCGCAATCTGGTCGGCATCGCGGGTAAGCCGCATGCGCGCACCATCGTTGCCTGCATCGGCCCGAAGACCGCCGAGACGGCCATCGAATTCGGCCTGCGCGTCGACGTGCAGCCCGAGGTCGCCCAGGTCGGCCCGCTGGTCGAGGCGCTCGCCGAGCACGCCGCCCGGCTGCGCGCCGAGGGCCTGCTGCCGCCGCCGCGCAAGAAGAGCCGTCGCAGCCGCTGA
- a CDS encoding NAD-dependent epimerase/dehydratase family protein yields MVTGASRFFGGNVVVRLAQDSTIERILAVDTMTPSRELQRRMGRAEFVRADIRNPLIRKVIGGNEVDTVVHASMLTHPPAGGGRAVMKDLNVLGAMQLLAVCQKSSSVRRVVVRSTSAVYGCSAKDPAKFTEEMSARTPPSGWFARDMIEIEGFVRGLARRRPDIATAILRLAPIVGPRLAGRGVQYLRSPVAPTVFGRDARLQLLHEEDAIAAMAHAARQAPGGTYNIAGDGALALSQAIRRAGRVELPIPWALFRTAGRALMGPIMRDFTSEQIDYFHFGCGLDTTRMRTELGFVPRWTTVQAFDDFIGGAASRPVIDPAWIDAAENKLLGLLGAGTGAHS; encoded by the coding sequence ATGGTGACTGGGGCCAGCCGATTTTTCGGCGGCAATGTTGTCGTGCGTCTGGCCCAGGATTCCACCATCGAACGTATCCTCGCCGTCGACACCATGACGCCGAGTCGCGAGTTGCAGCGACGCATGGGCCGGGCCGAGTTCGTTCGCGCCGATATTCGAAATCCATTGATTCGCAAGGTAATCGGCGGCAACGAGGTGGACACCGTGGTGCACGCCTCGATGCTGACGCATCCGCCCGCCGGTGGTGGCCGGGCGGTGATGAAGGACCTCAACGTCCTCGGCGCCATGCAGCTGCTCGCGGTCTGTCAGAAATCGTCTTCGGTGCGTCGGGTGGTGGTGCGCTCGACATCGGCCGTTTATGGATGTAGCGCCAAGGACCCCGCGAAATTCACCGAGGAAATGAGCGCGCGAACCCCACCGAGTGGTTGGTTTGCGCGCGACATGATCGAAATCGAAGGATTCGTCCGCGGCCTCGCGCGACGGCGGCCCGATATCGCTACCGCGATTTTGCGTTTGGCGCCTATCGTCGGCCCGCGGTTGGCCGGACGCGGTGTGCAATATCTGCGCTCGCCGGTGGCGCCGACGGTCTTCGGCCGCGACGCCAGGTTGCAACTGCTGCACGAGGAAGACGCGATCGCCGCGATGGCGCACGCCGCACGGCAGGCGCCGGGTGGCACCTACAACATCGCCGGTGACGGCGCGCTGGCGTTATCGCAGGCCATCCGGCGTGCGGGCCGCGTCGAACTACCGATCCCGTGGGCGCTGTTCCGCACCGCGGGCCGCGCGCTCATGGGGCCGATCATGCGCGATTTCACCAGTGAGCAGATCGACTACTTCCATTTCGGCTGCGGCCTGGACACCACCCGGATGCGGACCGAACTCGGATTCGTACCGCGCTGGACGACGGTGCAGGCATTCGACGACTTCATCGGGGGCGCAGCGTCGCGGCCCGTCATCGATCCCGCCTGGATCGATGCCGCAGAAAATAAACTGCTCGGCCTGCTCGGGGCCGGTACGGGAGCACATTCATGA
- a CDS encoding helix-turn-helix domain-containing protein: MSANSSGTSPGSSGPSGGRAGSRTQGGSASPTQSVLGGGTQFLTVAEVANLMRVSKMTVYRLVHSGELPAVRVGRSFRVHAKAVHDYLETSYFDAG, translated from the coding sequence ATGTCTGCAAATAGCTCAGGGACGTCGCCAGGAAGCTCTGGACCATCGGGCGGCCGGGCTGGTTCCCGGACGCAAGGCGGCTCGGCGTCTCCGACGCAATCAGTGCTCGGCGGTGGTACGCAGTTCCTCACCGTCGCCGAGGTGGCGAATCTCATGCGGGTGTCCAAGATGACGGTGTATCGGCTCGTGCACTCGGGTGAATTGCCCGCCGTGCGGGTCGGCCGTTCGTTCCGGGTGCATGCCAAGGCGGTGCACGACTACCTGGAGACGTCCTACTTCGACGCTGGATGA
- a CDS encoding glutaredoxin family protein, translating to MTNPTHSVTLLTRSGCGLCVTALEQLRGICADFGIEPSTVDVDEVAGNDPGLRAEYGDRLPVVLLDGREHSYFDVDEPRLRADLTR from the coding sequence ATGACCAATCCCACACATTCGGTGACCCTGCTGACGCGATCGGGCTGCGGGCTCTGTGTGACAGCGCTCGAGCAACTCCGGGGGATCTGCGCCGATTTCGGCATCGAGCCGTCCACGGTTGATGTCGATGAAGTCGCCGGAAATGACCCTGGCCTGCGCGCGGAGTACGGTGACCGGCTTCCGGTGGTGCTGTTGGACGGCCGTGAGCACAGCTATTTCGACGTCGACGAGCCCCGATTGCGGGCCGACTTGACTCGCTGA